One segment of Panicum virgatum strain AP13 chromosome 1K, P.virgatum_v5, whole genome shotgun sequence DNA contains the following:
- the LOC120682557 gene encoding RNA-binding protein FUS-like isoform X1 gives MNRKPGDWDCRACQHLNFSRRDLCQRCGEPRGAADRGSGGGGDYANFGGRGGSSFGGGFGAGSDVRPGDWLCSCGAHNFASRSNCFKCSAFKEEAAVNSGAGGFDGDMSRSRYGFGGGAARTNRPGWKSGDWICTRSGCNEHNFASRMECFRCNAPRDSGSAAMTYDTYNLH, from the exons ATGAACAGGAAGCCTGGAGACTGGGACTGCAGGGCTTGCCAGCACCTCAACTTCAGCCGGCGGGACCTATGCCAGCGCTGTGGTGAGCCACGTGGAGCTGCTGATCGtggcagcggtggtggaggtgaCTATGCCAACTTCGGTGGCCGCGGTGGCTCCTCCTTCGGCGGTGGCTTTGGTGCTGGCTCTGATGTCCGCCCTGGTGACTGGTTATGTTCCTGCGGCGCGCACAACTTCGCCAGCCGCTCCAACTGCTTCAAGTGCTCTGCCTTCAAGGAGGAGGCTGCTGTCAACAGTGGTGCTGGTGGCTTTGATGGTGACATGTCACGCTCTCGCTACGGCTTCGGTGGCGGTGCTGCCCGCACCAACCGCCCTGGTTGGAAGTCTGGAGACTGGATCTGCACCAG GTCCGGATGCAACGAGCACAACTTTGCCAGCAGGATGGAATGTTTCAGGTGCAACGCACCACGGGACTCCGGTAGCGCTGCCATGACCTACGATACTTATAACTT GCACTGA
- the LOC120682557 gene encoding RNA-binding protein FUS-like isoform X2, with protein MNRKPGDWDCRACQHLNFSRRDLCQRCGEPRGAADRGSGGGGDYANFGGRGGSSFGGGFGAGSDVRPGDWLCSCGAHNFASRSNCFKCSAFKEEAAVNSGAGGFDGDMSRSRYGFGGGAARTNRPGWKSGDWICTRSGCNEHNFASRMECFRCNAPRDSGTEV; from the exons ATGAACAGGAAGCCTGGAGACTGGGACTGCAGGGCTTGCCAGCACCTCAACTTCAGCCGGCGGGACCTATGCCAGCGCTGTGGTGAGCCACGTGGAGCTGCTGATCGtggcagcggtggtggaggtgaCTATGCCAACTTCGGTGGCCGCGGTGGCTCCTCCTTCGGCGGTGGCTTTGGTGCTGGCTCTGATGTCCGCCCTGGTGACTGGTTATGTTCCTGCGGCGCGCACAACTTCGCCAGCCGCTCCAACTGCTTCAAGTGCTCTGCCTTCAAGGAGGAGGCTGCTGTCAACAGTGGTGCTGGTGGCTTTGATGGTGACATGTCACGCTCTCGCTACGGCTTCGGTGGCGGTGCTGCCCGCACCAACCGCCCTGGTTGGAAGTCTGGAGACTGGATCTGCACCAG GTCCGGATGCAACGAGCACAACTTTGCCAGCAGGATGGAATGTTTCAGGTGCAACGCACCACGGGACTCCG GCACTGAGGTGTAG